CCATTTGGGGAATATGGCACAAGATGCCGGGCAAACCCTGGAGATCGACACAAAAACCGGCAAAGTATTGAACAGCAATGCCGCTATGGCGAATTGGAAACGTGAATACGAAAAAGGTTGGGAACCAAAATTGTAAACTATCTTGAAACGAAGGAGTTTTATCACAAAAAGCGCTTTAACGACCACGGCCCTTACCTGTTCAAGTTCCCTGTGGAGTTCATCATGTATTGGAGCCAATAACTCCATAAACATTGGAATAATAGGGACTGGGGATCGTGGCCAGGGGCTTTTTAAGGTCATTCAACAACTTGAAGGTCTCAATGTGGTTGCCTGCTGTGATAGTCTTCCATTTCGCCTTCAAGAAGGTTTGGCCATTGCGGATGCCCCCATTACGGGGCATGCTGATTATCGCCGGTTGTTGGACAATACCGATATCGATGCGGTTTTGATAGCGACGCCATTCAATACGCATGCCGAAATTGCTATGGATGCCCTTGATGCTGCAAAGCACGTTTTCTGCGAAAAGACACTGGTAAAGGGGTATGATGCCATCCAAAAATTGATCGATAAGGAAAAGAGCTCAAAGGGAATATTTCAAACCGGTCATCAATACCATAGTTCAAGATTATACTCGCACGTGGTAAACCTTATAAATAATGGGAAAATAGGAAAAATAGCGGCATTTGAATGTCAATGGAACCGTAATGGCAATTGGAGACGACCAGTGCCAGATGAAAAATGGGAGCGGCAAATTAACTGGCGTATGTATCGTGAATACTCGGGCGGGCTCCTGGCGGAACTTTGCTCCCATCAGATAGATTTTGTCAATTGGGTATTGGGGGAAATGCCCGAACAGGTAATGGGGATTGGCGGTATTGATTACTGGAAAGATGGTCGGGAAACCTATGACAATATTCATCTTGTGTATAGTTACCCAAATGGGGTCAAAGCCAAATTTACCTGTCTTACAAGTAACGCCATGGGGGATTATAGAATAAAGGTCATGGGCGATAAAGGATCGATTATTTTAAGTTATGCAAAAGCATGGTTTTACCCTGAAGGTGATTATGAAAAGAAAGTTGGGGAAGTAGATGGGGTTTCAGGAGCTACCACGAACTGGGCAGAAGGAAAAGGAGTTCCAATAGCGATGGAACATACGGAACCAAGTAAACAGGCATTAATGGATTTTAGGGACAGTATTGTGAATAGTAAACCGCCAATTTCCGATGCAGTAACTGGCGCAAAAACTGCCCTCTGTGTCCAAATGGGATTGGATGCCATGTACGGGAATAAAATTGTTGCCAAAAACACAAACTTAGTAAAGCAAATATCTTGATCGTTTAAAAGTCTACCACACTGCAAGTAAGTTTTGGGGTAAAATCCTCAAACGTATTCAATGTAATGTAAAAATGGGTTACGACATTACCATAAAGGAAATAGCAGAAATAGCAGGTGTGTCCACGTCTACCGTATCCAAAGCACTAAATGGGAGCCCTGAGATAAGTATTGGTACGCGTTTGCATATCAAGAGAATCGCTATTAAAAAAGGGTATAAAGCCAATAATACGGCCAGGGCATTAAAAAGTAAAAGGTCTGGCTCGATAGGGATTATTGTGCCGGAAATATCCAGTTCATTTTTCTCAAGAATGGTGCAAGGTGCCGCATCCCGTGCCAAAGAAAGAGGTTTAAAAAGTTATATCTGTTTTTCAAATGAATCCCTAAGGACAGAAAAGAAACTTATTGCCGGTTTTATTGATCACTCTGTGGATGGACTTATTATTTCACTGTCAAAACAGACACAAAACTTGGGAAGTTATGACCACATAGCCCAGCTAAGAAAATATATCCCCGTAGTAATGGTAGACCGTGTCTGTGACGTAATGGAATGTGACAAAGTGGAACTTGACAATATTGAAGCCAGTAAATCGGCACTTAGACATCTGGTATCCACTGGCTGCAGAAATATCGTTTTCCTTACCACCATTAAACCAACCAGTGTAAGTAAAAATAGGATGTATGGGTTCAAGGAAGAATGCAAAACCCTGAAAGCTATCGGTGGTAATGGACTAAGGGGAAAAGTGGTTGAAATGAACGGATCTGATGAGCTAGAAAAGAGATTGGGAAGCCTTCTACAAAAGGATTTTATTGACGCATTTATCATTGCCGATGAACTCGCCACAATAAAAACGCATAGCTATTTGCAACGAAACGGCTATAAAATTCCACAGGATATTTCAATTATTGGCTTTACCAACAGTGAAATTTCAAAAAACATTTATCCGTCGCTGACCATGGTAAGTCAGAATGCGGAACAATTGGGAAAAAGGGCATTGGATGTGCTTGCATTAAGAATGACCAAAAGTGGGGTTGGCCCGGCTTGCAGACAAATTAAGATTCGTCACAAAATGATTATAAGGGAGTCAACGAAACAAGTTAAGATGAAGACCAACACCTAACGGTTTTTGCCTAATTGATAACACAAATGCGGTTTTGCTTTTGAATATTGAAATCAAATTTTAACCAAGAAAAAGGAAATTATGTAAAATTAATGTTATCTTAAATTATATTTCTTTTTGCTGAAAGAAAAGTATTACACAAGTGGAAGCTGGTATCGGAATCCTTTACTACGTGAATATTCTTTGAAAGTATGTAATGACCTTAAGACCTCTATTTTAGATTACTCATAAGTAATTTTTTTGGTAGTAATGAAGTGTAATTTATAGAAAAGAAGACACTGCAGGATATGAAAAAAATTAATCAGGAAGCATTTGAAAAGTTATATAAAGAGAATTATATTCACTTGGTTCTCGTTTCATTGACCATTGTAAAGGATAGAAGTGCTTCCGAGGATATTGTCCACACTTTTTTCGAAACACTATGGAAAAAAAAGGAAACTTTAGCAATTCATAAAAATTTCAAATCCTACGCAATTTCTGCAGTCAAAAAGCTTAGTTTCAAACAGCTTCAGACAAAAGAAAGAGAAAGGCAATCCCTAAGTAAACTTATTCATTACCCCCCTCTTCTGCCCAACGAGAATGGCACCTTGGTCAATGACCAAGTAAATAAGATGCATGAAATCATCCAATCCATTCCAGAATCAAGGAGAAATATTTTTTTGGATTATGTATTGGGAGGACTTAGTTATAAAGAAATTGCCGAAATGCGGAATATATCGCTAAATACGGTAAAGGCACAAATGCAAAGAACATACGAGTTCATAAGAAAATTGGAAATGGACAAAGTATCGGCCATTATACTTCTTACGTTTTTCCTGACGTACTTTTTTTAATTCGATTACGCTTTTTCTTACCGGTTTCAAAAATAGACTTGCCAATTTCATAAAAATAGGGCTGTATTTTTTTTATGTTGCCCTACAATGTTGCGATAAATTAAAAAAAAGATAATTTTTTGTAGCTATTTTTTAAACATTCCGGAACATATAACTAACAAATGGACAAAACAAACACTTTCCGTAGTGCTTTACATCAAATTTTTGATGGGGGCAGCCTTTCAGATTCATTGAAATCTTCTTTACGAAAAGAAGAAATCGAACTTCTTGTTCAGCTTCAAGAACAAGGGTTGATCGAAGAGGCCATCGCAATAATGGATTCCACGGATTTGGAAGTCAACTGGGAATTGTTAAAGAACAAGCTTGACATAACGGATGGCGAAACAAATAGAAAGGTTTTGTTTGGCAAGAAGAACATATTAAAGTATGCTGCCATCTTCATTGGTGGAGTTGTAGCATCCATTTCCTTTTATAATTGGCATACATCCCGCAATCAAGATATTGACCCGACCCTGGATTTGGACAAAGACCGGATAATCTTGACACAAGCGGACGGTAGTAAAAAAGTACTTTCTGAAGAACAGGATTCAGAGATGGTTATGTTTGATAACGATGGAAATCCCATTGGTGTCCAAAAAGGAAAAGTACTTGATTATTCACAAGATGGGACAAAAAGCACAGAAAAGGAGCTTGTCTACAATGAATTAACAGTTCCCCTTGGGAAAAGGTTCGATGTGATTTTATCCGACGGAACCAAGGTAAGCCTGAATGCGGGTACCCATATGAAATACCCCATTGCTTTTTCCGCAAAGGGCGCTAGGGACGTCACCATCACCGGAGAGGCCTATTTTAAAGTAGAGAAAGACAGTACTAGGCCTTTTACGGTTTCCTTTTCTGATGGGTTCCATATCAAAGTATTGGGCACGGAATTCAATGTGTCAACATATGCGGAAGGGGTCGATGTTGAAACCGTTTTGGTAGAAGGTTCGGTGGCCCTTTCCTCAAGTGATTCAAAACAGGGGGAGTTGGTTCTAAAACCTGGCCATAAGGCAGAGTGGAGCAGTGCCGATCGGAATATTGATATTGCTCCGGCCAACATAAGATTGTACACCAGTTGGGTCAATGGGGAGCTCATTTTTAGAAATAACAGGTTTGAAACCATTGTAGCGAAATTGGAGCGGGCCTATGACGTGACCATTGATTTTAATGCCCAAGACTTTAAGGGCAAGCGGTACGATGCCACTTTCGATGTTAATGTTGAAAATGTAGAAGAGGTGATTCACCACTTGGCCAAAGTAGTCCCTATTGATTACCAGGTTATGGGAAAAGAAATAGCAATCACAAAACGGCAAACTGAGTCAAATTAATATAACTAAAAAAGAAGCCAATGAATTGAAAGAAACCGGAAAATAGGATCAGTATTTCCCGGTTAAAATTTGGATTAAACGAAGTATTAACATTTAAAACCAAACCAAAAATATGGAAAATATTAATGGGAAGCCTTGGTTCAAAAGGCTTTGCTACTTAAATTATGATTTGAAAATGAAACTTACATTCACCATCCTCTTAGTTTCGTTTTTACATCTCCAAGCGACTACAACCACGTACGCGCAGAATACCAAACTGACCATACAAATGGAAGGGGCCAAAATTGCCCAAATTATTGAGACAGTTGAATCAAAATCAGAATTCAGATTCTTGTTTGATCGGGACGATGTAGACTTGGAAAGAAGAGTGGATATTGACGTTAGGGCCAAAAAAATTGGTCATATTCTAAAGGTTATGTTCAAGGGATCAGATGTAGCGTACAACATCGAGAATCGTCAGATAGTCTTGAACAAATCGAAACAAATAAATAGGACCCAGGTTCCAAGTATTGAGGACACAGTGGTGCAGCAAGAATACCGGGTCACCGGAACGGTTACCGACAAGGACGGAGGCCCACTGCCAGGGGCAAATGTGGTGGTGATGGGAACTACTACTGGCGTACAAACGGACTTTGACGGAAATTTTGAAATTACCGTTCCCGATGGCGGGATTTTGGAAATCTCATATGTTGGGTTTACCCCACAACGGTTTACCATTACGGAAGACCAGAACCTTCAAGTTCAACTGCAAGAGGATTTAGCTGCACTGGAGGAGGTCGTGGTTGTAGGATACGGTACCCAGAAAAAGGTAAACCTAACGGGAGCCGTATCTTCTGTCGATTTTGAAGAATTAGGTGATACCAGGCCCATTACCAATGTTTCGCAAGGACTTGCTGGCCAGGCTCCTGGGGTATTTGTTTCGCAAGGGTCGGGAAAGCCTGGTGATGATGCCGGCGCTATTTTAATTAGAGGTGTAGGTACTTTAAACAATGCAAGTCCATTAGTGGTCATAGATGGTATTGTCGGTAACTTGAGTGATGTCATTCCCGAAAATATTGCCAACATATCCATATTAAAAGACGCAGCTTCTGCCGCCATCTATGGTTCCCGGGCTGCCAATGGGGTTGTTTTGGTCACTACAAAGACGGGTACTAGCGGGAAAATGACTCTTGCCTATAACGGGTATACTGGTTTTCAAACACCAACCTTGCCAGTGGATATGATCTGGAACTATCCGACACATATGGAGTTGATCAATCAAGCCCAATTAAATGTTGGAAAACCAGAAATATTTAGTCAAGCTACGATTGATGATTATCGCGCTGGTACGGACCCTATCCTTTATCCAAATACAAATTGGTTTGAAGCTGCTTTTCGTGATGCATTCATTCAGCGACATAATATTACGGCAAGTGGAGGTAGTGCAAAAGTGCGTTACCTGATATCGGCCAATATTTTGGATAACAGGGGCAATCTGAAAGAAACAGATTTCAAAAGATATTCTTTTCGATCAAATGTAGAAGCAGAACTAAATGATTGGCTGACTATTGGAGCAAATGTTTTTGGTTTTTGGTCAGATGAGGGCACACCGGGTGACAATATCGGAAGATATCTGGGTTTCATAGGTGGTTCTGTGCCTGGACTGTTGCCACGAGATCCTCTTGGAAGGGTTGGTGGACCTTGGGTGGATGGAGAAAACGCATCTGTAAACAACATAGAAACCAATTTTGACAATAATGAGTCGTCTCAAAATATTACCAAGATATTGGGGAAATTGTACACAAGGGTGAACTTTTTAAAGGACTTCACTTTAACCACCAGCTTTCAGCCTGCAATTCAATATGATTATGATATTAGGCAGGAATTTTTTGCGGATGTCTGGAATCTAAGGGATAATACTATTATCAGACAGAGTAATAACAAAACGGCATTGGAAGAAGAGTACAGAAAATATTATCGATTGATTTTTGATTCCTTTTTAACGTACAATAAAACAATTGCTGACCATCACAACGTTGGGGTAGTAGCTGGTTATAATCAGGAGTATGAGACCGCAAGAAATTTGAGTGCTTTTAAGTTGGATGTGCTTGCTGATG
The sequence above is a segment of the Muricauda sp. SCSIO 64092 genome. Coding sequences within it:
- a CDS encoding Gfo/Idh/MocA family protein: MKRRSFITKSALTTTALTCSSSLWSSSCIGANNSINIGIIGTGDRGQGLFKVIQQLEGLNVVACCDSLPFRLQEGLAIADAPITGHADYRRLLDNTDIDAVLIATPFNTHAEIAMDALDAAKHVFCEKTLVKGYDAIQKLIDKEKSSKGIFQTGHQYHSSRLYSHVVNLINNGKIGKIAAFECQWNRNGNWRRPVPDEKWERQINWRMYREYSGGLLAELCSHQIDFVNWVLGEMPEQVMGIGGIDYWKDGRETYDNIHLVYSYPNGVKAKFTCLTSNAMGDYRIKVMGDKGSIILSYAKAWFYPEGDYEKKVGEVDGVSGATTNWAEGKGVPIAMEHTEPSKQALMDFRDSIVNSKPPISDAVTGAKTALCVQMGLDAMYGNKIVAKNTNLVKQIS
- a CDS encoding LacI family DNA-binding transcriptional regulator, with amino-acid sequence MGYDITIKEIAEIAGVSTSTVSKALNGSPEISIGTRLHIKRIAIKKGYKANNTARALKSKRSGSIGIIVPEISSSFFSRMVQGAASRAKERGLKSYICFSNESLRTEKKLIAGFIDHSVDGLIISLSKQTQNLGSYDHIAQLRKYIPVVMVDRVCDVMECDKVELDNIEASKSALRHLVSTGCRNIVFLTTIKPTSVSKNRMYGFKEECKTLKAIGGNGLRGKVVEMNGSDELEKRLGSLLQKDFIDAFIIADELATIKTHSYLQRNGYKIPQDISIIGFTNSEISKNIYPSLTMVSQNAEQLGKRALDVLALRMTKSGVGPACRQIKIRHKMIIRESTKQVKMKTNT
- a CDS encoding sigma-70 family RNA polymerase sigma factor, encoding MKKINQEAFEKLYKENYIHLVLVSLTIVKDRSASEDIVHTFFETLWKKKETLAIHKNFKSYAISAVKKLSFKQLQTKERERQSLSKLIHYPPLLPNENGTLVNDQVNKMHEIIQSIPESRRNIFLDYVLGGLSYKEIAEMRNISLNTVKAQMQRTYEFIRKLEMDKVSAIILLTFFLTYFF
- a CDS encoding FecR family protein — its product is MDKTNTFRSALHQIFDGGSLSDSLKSSLRKEEIELLVQLQEQGLIEEAIAIMDSTDLEVNWELLKNKLDITDGETNRKVLFGKKNILKYAAIFIGGVVASISFYNWHTSRNQDIDPTLDLDKDRIILTQADGSKKVLSEEQDSEMVMFDNDGNPIGVQKGKVLDYSQDGTKSTEKELVYNELTVPLGKRFDVILSDGTKVSLNAGTHMKYPIAFSAKGARDVTITGEAYFKVEKDSTRPFTVSFSDGFHIKVLGTEFNVSTYAEGVDVETVLVEGSVALSSSDSKQGELVLKPGHKAEWSSADRNIDIAPANIRLYTSWVNGELIFRNNRFETIVAKLERAYDVTIDFNAQDFKGKRYDATFDVNVENVEEVIHHLAKVVPIDYQVMGKEIAITKRQTESN
- a CDS encoding TonB-dependent receptor, which translates into the protein MKLTFTILLVSFLHLQATTTTYAQNTKLTIQMEGAKIAQIIETVESKSEFRFLFDRDDVDLERRVDIDVRAKKIGHILKVMFKGSDVAYNIENRQIVLNKSKQINRTQVPSIEDTVVQQEYRVTGTVTDKDGGPLPGANVVVMGTTTGVQTDFDGNFEITVPDGGILEISYVGFTPQRFTITEDQNLQVQLQEDLAALEEVVVVGYGTQKKVNLTGAVSSVDFEELGDTRPITNVSQGLAGQAPGVFVSQGSGKPGDDAGAILIRGVGTLNNASPLVVIDGIVGNLSDVIPENIANISILKDAASAAIYGSRAANGVVLVTTKTGTSGKMTLAYNGYTGFQTPTLPVDMIWNYPTHMELINQAQLNVGKPEIFSQATIDDYRAGTDPILYPNTNWFEAAFRDAFIQRHNITASGGSAKVRYLISANILDNRGNLKETDFKRYSFRSNVEAELNDWLTIGANVFGFWSDEGTPGDNIGRYLGFIGGSVPGLLPRDPLGRVGGPWVDGENASVNNIETNFDNNESSQNITKILGKLYTRVNFLKDFTLTTSFQPAIQYDYDIRQEFFADVWNLRDNTIIRQSNNKTALEEEYRKYYRLIFDSFLTYNKTIADHHNVGVVAGYNQEYETARNLSAFKLDVLADETTVMDAVSGADPVVRGNFEDRSLRSLFGRVEYNFKEKYLFDANIRYDGSSRFSENERWGVFPSVSAGWVISNEGFLEDSKALSFLKIRGSWGQLGNNQVADYGTQPLYNLSSYVFGGTIVPGAAPNAIPNDILRWETTTQTNIGVESRFFGGRLGMEFDWFKRRTDDILIDLPIPGVNGGLTAPPQNAGIVDNNGVELTLSWRDNIGSDFRYAFSGNFTYVKNEVVKYLGGAGTRSNNQILQEGLPLGSWYVREVESIATQERIDELVADGYTFSPMPSPGDFIYKDQQSEGEEGHKVINDDDRVAKGSQIPKYTFGFSLDLGYKGFDLNILGQGVAGVETYFNNVWYTSDLQNGRLVPAAALDAWTPENPNASFPRLTADGVPNNTVANDFWLMDASFLRIKNITLGYSLPKNVIQSFGMERFRLFLSAENYFTIRSSEFKGFDPELTGVNYPIMKRLTLGLNVNF